One window of the Rhipicephalus sanguineus isolate Rsan-2018 chromosome 4, BIME_Rsan_1.4, whole genome shotgun sequence genome contains the following:
- the LOC125756219 gene encoding gastrula zinc finger protein XlCGF57.1-like → MTRHLRIHTGERPFQCHLCPAAFSQGTRLVAHMRNHTGERPFSCVHCKASFSRKNALTVHMRTHTTECPFSCDQCNTTFLKKCNLMRHISTHTGEHPFSCAHCNAYFVHKRSLRRHILTHHRGERPFSCVHCSASFVMETDLVAHIRIHTAQLPFSCVHCNASFKQKKNLLRHVRMHTGERCLSCVQCNASFVSKYYLLQHMRSHTGERPFSCVHCNATFSRKGILVIHIRTHTEERPFSCVHCDASFKHKTALERHVRSHTGEHCFSCVRCSASFVTKYDLVEHMRSHTGERPFSCVHCDASFSRKGSLVMHIRSHTKERPFSCVHCDASFKQKNAFERHVRTHTRKRPFSCAHCNASFSRKHILVDHISRRHKNGKP, encoded by the coding sequence atgACCAGACACCTTCGGATACACACAGGCGAACGCCCTTTCCAGTGCCACCTGTGCCCAGCAGCATTCTCTCAGGGCACCAGGCTGGTGGCTCACATGCGCaatcacacaggagagcgtcccttttcctgtgttcatTGCAAGGCATCCTTTTCGCGGAAAAATGCCCTTACTGTTCACATGCGTACTCACACAACAGAGtgccccttttcctgtgaccagtGCAATACAACCTTTTTGAAGAAATGCAACCTCATGAGACACATCagcacacacacaggcgagcaTCCATTTTCCTGTGCCCACTGCAATGCATACTTTGTGCACAAAAGGAGCCTCAGGAGACACATCCTCACGCACCACagaggagagcgtcccttttcctgcgTCCACTGCAGTGCATCGTTTGTGATGGAAACTGATCTCGTGGCGCACATTCGCATTCACACAGCACAACTTCCattctcctgtgtccactgcaatgcatcctttaaGCAGAAAAAGAACCTCTTGAGACACGTCCGCATGCACACAGGAGAGAGATGCTTATCCTGTGTCCAATGCAATGCATCGTTTGTGTCTAAATACTACCTCCTTCAGCACATGCGctctcacacaggagagcgtcccttctcctgtgttcactgcaatgcaaCCTTTTCGCGCAAAGGGATCCTCGTGATACACATACGCACTCACACtgaagagcgtcccttttcctgtgtgcaTTGCGATGCATCCTTTAAGCACAAAACGGCCCTCGAGAGACACGTCCGCAGTCACACAGGAGAGCATTGCTTTTCCTGTGTCCGCTGCAGTGCATCATTTGTGACTAAATACGACCTCGTCGAGCACATGCGctctcacacaggagagcgtcccttctcctgtgtTCACTGCGATGCATCCTTTTCGCGGAAAGGGAGCCTCGTGATGCACATACGCAGTCACACAAAagagcgtcccttctcctgtgtccATTGCGATGCATCCTTTAAGCAGAAAAATGCCTTTGAGAGACACGTCCGCACTCACACGAGAAAGCGTCCCTTCTCCTGTGCccactgcaatgcatcttttTCACGAAAACACATCCTCGTAGACCACATTTCCCGCCGTCATAAAAATGGCAAGCCATAA